A DNA window from Anaerocolumna sp. AGMB13020 contains the following coding sequences:
- a CDS encoding NAD-dependent epimerase/dehydratase family protein, with translation MKILVLGGTRFFGIHLVKDLLEKGHEVTIATRGKMPDPFGERVNRLKVDRTDKRAMKDTFNGKVYDMVYDDIAYSSNDVKCALENIRCSRYILVSTISVYDSFHKDIKEEEFDPYKGEIIWCNREDFTYNIIKQQAEKALFQEYKDQPSIAVRLPLVIGKDDYTERLLFYVEHVKKDIPMYIDNLEEELVFIHSIEAGKFLSFLSETNYTGILNASSQGTLTLKEIITYVEEKTGKTAHLSKEGEAAPYNGAGNYSILTERAEKLGYSFTKLRDFVFDILDYYIAL, from the coding sequence ATGAAGATATTGGTATTAGGCGGAACCAGGTTTTTTGGTATTCACCTGGTGAAGGATTTACTTGAAAAAGGACATGAGGTTACCATTGCCACAAGAGGAAAAATGCCGGATCCTTTCGGTGAAAGGGTAAACAGACTGAAAGTAGACCGGACAGATAAAAGAGCAATGAAGGATACCTTTAATGGAAAAGTGTACGATATGGTCTATGATGATATAGCTTATAGCTCCAATGATGTGAAATGTGCACTGGAGAATATCCGCTGCAGCCGTTATATCCTGGTGTCTACCATATCTGTTTATGACAGCTTTCATAAGGATATCAAAGAAGAGGAATTTGACCCTTATAAGGGAGAAATCATATGGTGTAACAGAGAAGACTTCACTTATAATATTATAAAGCAGCAGGCAGAGAAAGCGCTGTTTCAGGAGTATAAAGACCAGCCCTCCATAGCAGTACGCTTACCTCTGGTAATTGGGAAAGATGATTATACCGAGAGGCTCTTATTCTATGTGGAGCATGTGAAGAAGGATATCCCAATGTATATTGATAACCTGGAGGAGGAGCTGGTATTCATACATTCTATTGAGGCAGGGAAGTTTCTGTCTTTTCTCAGCGAAACGAATTATACAGGAATTCTTAATGCCAGCAGTCAGGGAACGCTTACTTTAAAAGAAATCATTACTTATGTGGAAGAAAAGACTGGTAAAACTGCACACCTTTCAAAAGAAGGTGAAGCAGCACCTTATAACGGTGCTGGAAATTACAGTATTCTTACTGAGCGGGCAGAAAAGCTTGGGTATTCTTTTACGAAGCTTAGAGATTTTGTATTTGATATTTTGGATTATTACATTGCATTGTAA
- a CDS encoding ribonucleoside-diphosphate reductase subunit alpha has product MDIMIKKRNGNLEPLYVEKTKKMVAYACQDLAGCDPAELEMDSNIQFRDGMSTKEIQKILIQTAIEKTIQTTRDSFGNEIKKTNIDWQYAAARLLMSDLYKEAAINRGYEHFGYGDFYELVEKLTALKYYGTYLSEEYSKEEIMELGNYIKPERDLLFNYEGMKLLADRYLIQGFDKEVYELPQERFMIIAMHLAIPEKKEKARYAKKFYDILSELKMTVATPTLAAAGTPFHQLSSCFISVVGDNLWSIYDVNSKFASVSKHGGALGIYMGKVRALNSEIRGYKNTSGGVVPWIRLYNDTAVAVDQLGRRKGGASVTLDIWHQDLYEFLDLKTNNGDDRRKAHDVFPALSIPDLFMKRLEERGEWSLFDPYEVHKIMGFYLEDCYDEEEGGEFTRRYLACEENSAIKRTTVSTLDIMKKVMKSAVETGTPFIFYRDTVNRANPNKHAGMIYASNLCHEIAQNMSESMLFEETIQENKGEMEVSVKIKAGDMVTCNLNSVNLGRVDREDLKNIIPLQIRMLDNVITLNQSPVSEARITSDKYRAIGLGTSGYHHYLVNHKIHWESEEHFAEADLLFEEIAYQAIKASCELAKEKGAYPAFHGSQWETGEYFDSRGYNSERWLVLKEEVKKYGLRNGYLTAVAPTGSTSNIAGTTAGIDPIFRKFFIEEKKGSFTPKAAPDLTEENFWFYKEAHHINQLYSIKACGIRQRHIDQSQSFNLYITPEVKAKDILNLYVEAWKNGVKTIYYIRNQSLEMDECTSCSS; this is encoded by the coding sequence ATGGATATCATGATAAAAAAACGTAACGGAAATCTGGAGCCGTTATATGTAGAAAAGACCAAGAAGATGGTAGCTTATGCCTGCCAGGATCTTGCCGGCTGTGATCCGGCTGAGCTGGAGATGGACTCCAATATTCAGTTCAGAGATGGTATGAGCACAAAGGAAATACAAAAGATCTTGATTCAGACAGCCATTGAAAAGACCATACAGACCACCAGAGATTCCTTTGGCAATGAAATCAAGAAGACGAATATAGACTGGCAGTATGCAGCTGCGAGACTTTTGATGTCGGATCTCTATAAAGAAGCTGCTATTAACAGAGGTTATGAGCATTTCGGTTACGGAGATTTTTATGAGCTGGTAGAAAAACTGACAGCGCTAAAATACTATGGCACTTATCTTAGCGAAGAGTACAGCAAAGAAGAAATCATGGAGCTGGGTAATTACATAAAGCCTGAAAGAGACCTTCTATTTAATTACGAAGGCATGAAACTTCTGGCTGACAGATATCTCATACAAGGTTTTGACAAAGAGGTGTACGAACTTCCGCAGGAACGTTTTATGATAATTGCCATGCATCTGGCTATTCCAGAAAAGAAAGAGAAAGCCCGGTATGCAAAAAAATTCTATGATATCCTGAGTGAACTTAAGATGACTGTTGCAACACCTACCCTTGCCGCAGCAGGAACACCTTTTCACCAACTGAGCAGCTGCTTCATCTCTGTGGTAGGGGATAATTTATGGTCCATCTATGATGTAAATTCAAAGTTTGCCAGTGTTTCCAAGCACGGCGGGGCACTTGGAATATATATGGGGAAGGTCAGAGCCCTGAACAGTGAAATCAGGGGATATAAGAATACCTCCGGCGGAGTGGTTCCCTGGATAAGGCTATATAATGATACTGCAGTTGCAGTAGACCAATTAGGCAGAAGAAAAGGAGGAGCTTCTGTTACCCTTGATATCTGGCATCAGGACCTGTATGAATTCCTGGATCTTAAGACCAATAACGGCGATGACAGAAGAAAAGCCCATGATGTATTTCCGGCTTTAAGTATACCGGATCTGTTCATGAAGAGATTAGAAGAAAGAGGGGAATGGTCTTTATTTGATCCCTATGAAGTTCATAAGATAATGGGCTTTTATTTGGAGGACTGCTATGATGAAGAAGAAGGCGGAGAATTTACGAGACGTTACCTTGCCTGCGAGGAGAACAGTGCTATAAAGAGGACAACAGTATCCACTCTGGATATCATGAAGAAGGTCATGAAATCCGCCGTAGAAACGGGAACTCCTTTTATCTTCTACAGAGATACGGTTAACAGAGCCAATCCCAACAAACATGCAGGAATGATATATGCCTCCAATCTATGCCATGAGATAGCCCAGAACATGAGTGAATCCATGCTCTTTGAGGAAACGATTCAGGAGAACAAGGGGGAGATGGAGGTATCCGTTAAGATTAAGGCAGGTGATATGGTTACCTGTAACTTAAATTCCGTGAATTTAGGACGTGTTGACAGAGAAGATTTAAAGAATATTATTCCATTGCAGATTCGCATGTTGGACAATGTTATCACTTTAAACCAGTCTCCGGTTTCAGAGGCCAGAATAACGAGTGACAAGTACCGTGCCATCGGCCTTGGAACCAGCGGCTATCATCACTATCTGGTAAATCATAAAATTCATTGGGAAAGTGAAGAACATTTTGCCGAAGCTGACCTTTTATTCGAAGAAATCGCTTATCAGGCAATCAAGGCTTCCTGTGAACTGGCGAAAGAGAAAGGTGCTTATCCAGCATTTCACGGTTCCCAGTGGGAGACTGGTGAATATTTTGACAGCAGAGGTTATAACAGTGAGAGATGGCTTGTATTAAAGGAAGAGGTTAAGAAATACGGACTTCGTAACGGATATCTGACTGCTGTTGCTCCAACTGGCAGTACATCGAATATAGCTGGCACGACAGCTGGCATTGATCCTATCTTCCGCAAATTCTTTATTGAAGAGAAAAAAGGAAGCTTTACCCCAAAGGCAGCACCAGACCTGACAGAGGAGAATTTCTGGTTCTATAAGGAAGCTCATCATATAAATCAGCTCTACAGCATCAAAGCCTGCGGAATAAGACAACGGCATATTGACCAGTCCCAGTCCTTTAACCTTTATATTACACCAGAGGTTAAAGCAAAAGATATCTTAAACCTCTATGTGGAAGCCTGGAAGAATGGGGTCAAAACCATATACTATATTCGTAACCAGTCTCTTGAGATGGATGAATGCACAAGCTGCTCCAGCTAA
- a CDS encoding ribonucleotide-diphosphate reductase subunit beta, with the protein MIKKKIFNEYGVRGTETLIEGNTTNLREWNRIKYTWAKTFYRTMLNNFWIPEEISLNEDVKQFPLLTNGERNAFDKIISFLNFLDSIQSENLPNLSRYVTAPEISSLLNIQAFQEEIHAQSYSYILDTVTNPVTRDKIYDEWREDKQLLARNRYIANIYQEFNENPNTENFIRTVTANYILEGIYFYSGFSFFYTLARQGKMTATSTIFKYINRDEITHLVLFQNIIKELRNEKPEIFTPEILEQIREMMRTGVEHEITWGQYVTNNEILGINNSLIEKYIKYLGNQRLKAIGLEELYPEITENPMAWIDGFSSLNQTKTDFFEAKVTNYTKAAAYDFDDLE; encoded by the coding sequence ATGATTAAGAAAAAAATCTTTAATGAATATGGTGTAAGAGGTACTGAAACACTGATAGAAGGAAATACAACAAATCTTAGAGAATGGAACAGAATAAAGTATACATGGGCTAAGACTTTTTATCGCACCATGCTGAATAATTTCTGGATACCCGAAGAGATCTCTCTAAATGAGGATGTGAAACAATTCCCTCTCTTAACCAATGGGGAGAGAAATGCATTTGACAAAATCATCTCCTTCCTGAATTTTCTGGATTCTATCCAGAGTGAGAACCTGCCGAACCTTTCCAGATATGTGACAGCTCCGGAGATTTCCTCCCTTCTTAACATACAGGCCTTTCAGGAAGAAATTCATGCCCAGAGCTATTCCTATATCTTGGACACAGTTACCAATCCCGTAACCAGAGATAAGATCTATGATGAGTGGAGGGAAGATAAGCAGCTTTTAGCCAGAAACAGATATATAGCAAACATTTATCAGGAATTTAATGAGAACCCCAACACAGAGAACTTTATCCGTACAGTAACAGCCAATTATATTCTCGAGGGTATCTATTTCTATTCCGGTTTCAGTTTCTTCTATACCCTTGCCAGACAAGGTAAGATGACAGCGACCAGTACAATCTTTAAATACATTAACAGGGATGAAATAACTCACCTGGTATTATTCCAGAATATAATAAAGGAACTTCGAAACGAGAAGCCGGAGATATTTACACCTGAAATTCTGGAACAGATCAGGGAAATGATGAGAACCGGTGTAGAACATGAGATAACCTGGGGACAATACGTTACCAATAACGAAATATTGGGGATAAATAATTCACTGATAGAAAAATACATTAAATATCTGGGCAATCAGAGGTTAAAGGCAATCGGCCTGGAGGAGCTATATCCGGAAATTACAGAGAATCCCATGGCCTGGATTGATGGTTTTTCAAGCCTTAACCAGACCAAGACGGATTTCTTTGAAGCGAAGGTAACCAATTATACGAAAGCGGCTGCTTATGATTTTGATGACCTGGAATAA
- a CDS encoding DJ-1/PfpI family protein — MKVLLLLAKGFETMEFSAFVDVFGWAREDFGSDIALHTCGFTEQVISTFHIPVIADTVIDRVNPEDYDALAIPGGFEDYGFYEEAYDERFLNLIRNFHQSGKPVAAICVAALSLGKSGILKGKRATTYHLSGGRRQKQLAEFGAVVMNEPVVTDGNIITSYCPQTSPYVALKLLELMTTKELSDTVKTAMGF, encoded by the coding sequence ATGAAAGTATTACTGTTATTAGCAAAAGGCTTTGAAACCATGGAATTCTCCGCTTTTGTGGACGTATTTGGCTGGGCACGGGAAGATTTTGGCTCAGATATTGCCCTCCACACCTGCGGATTTACAGAGCAGGTCATCAGTACCTTCCACATACCGGTTATAGCAGATACGGTTATTGACAGGGTGAATCCTGAGGATTATGATGCTCTTGCTATTCCCGGCGGCTTTGAAGATTACGGCTTTTATGAAGAAGCTTATGATGAAAGGTTTCTTAACTTAATCCGTAACTTCCATCAGAGTGGTAAACCTGTGGCTGCCATATGTGTGGCTGCCCTCTCCCTTGGTAAGAGTGGAATCCTAAAGGGAAAAAGAGCGACCACCTATCACTTGAGCGGCGGCAGGCGCCAGAAACAACTGGCAGAGTTTGGTGCGGTTGTCATGAATGAACCTGTTGTGACTGATGGAAATATCATTACTTCTTACTGCCCTCAGACAAGCCCATATGTTGCCTTAAAACTTCTTGAGCTAATGACCACCAAAGAACTCTCCGATACGGTTAAAACTGCAATGGGCTTCTAA
- a CDS encoding low molecular weight protein-tyrosine-phosphatase: MIKVLFVCLGNICRSPMAEYVFKDMLEQKGLSDKFFVASAATSSEEVGNGVHRGTRNKLKEAGIDASQKRAVQLKREDYSRYDYILGMEQSNLTSMERIFGGDKEGKVKRLLDLSDKPRDIADPWYTGDFDKTYEDVCEGCERLLAYLCKEIKL; encoded by the coding sequence TTGATTAAAGTACTGTTTGTCTGTTTGGGAAATATCTGCCGTTCGCCAATGGCAGAATATGTGTTTAAAGATATGCTGGAACAGAAGGGACTTTCGGATAAATTTTTTGTTGCCTCAGCTGCTACCAGCAGCGAAGAGGTGGGGAATGGAGTTCACAGAGGCACCAGAAATAAACTAAAGGAAGCCGGAATTGATGCTTCTCAAAAAAGGGCGGTTCAGCTAAAGAGAGAGGATTATAGCCGGTATGATTATATCCTTGGCATGGAACAGAGTAATCTGACATCCATGGAGAGGATTTTTGGGGGCGACAAAGAAGGGAAAGTAAAGCGGCTCCTTGATTTGTCCGATAAACCCAGAGATATTGCAGATCCCTGGTATACCGGAGACTTTGATAAGACTTATGAAGACGTATGTGAAGGGTGTGAACGGTTGCTTGCTTATCTATGCAAAGAAATCAAATTATGA
- a CDS encoding L,D-transpeptidase family protein, protein MNEVVNKKINKGTKSSDIAKKVLLYGGVAIVVPVILVYLFLSFYYKDHFYNKTSINGVNVSGMTVDEAEAAINAEVEDYVLTIKERNDLTEKIYGEDVGLHTVYDGDFSELLAAQNPYAWPSSLTKQHDITLNAALEYDEDLLKEYFEGLKTFAPDYEMEPTDAHISEYGENGYELVKEEHGAKVDRDKMYEVVKEAIIKLEPELSLEDAEVYLKPTIYSDNENLKKALTKLNKMAGSQITYQFGDVTEVLDGSKISQWLTVDDKMKVQLNEEGVKEFVDYIGKNYNSFGRTRTFKTSYGDVIEIKGGDYGWWLDRATEKADLLNLIKEGQQLVREPAYFQTAQQYGSDDIGDTYVEVNLTAQHLYFYKEGKLIVETDFVSGNLSRGWGTPVGTYPVQYKENDATLTGEDYSTPVKYWMPFNRNIGFHDANWRSTFGGKIYMTSGSHGCINMPPKAAKTMFENIKRGVAVVVYELPGTESYNKDNKENLVTDPADNKKVDDSQNTDNSNNE, encoded by the coding sequence ATGAATGAAGTGGTAAATAAAAAAATAAATAAAGGTACCAAAAGCAGCGATATAGCTAAAAAAGTACTTCTTTATGGTGGAGTTGCCATAGTCGTTCCAGTGATTCTGGTATATCTGTTTCTTTCATTTTATTATAAAGATCATTTTTATAATAAAACCAGCATTAACGGAGTAAATGTCTCTGGCATGACGGTAGACGAAGCGGAAGCAGCCATTAACGCAGAAGTTGAAGACTATGTACTGACTATAAAGGAAAGAAATGACCTGACAGAGAAGATATATGGAGAGGATGTAGGTCTACATACTGTATATGATGGAGATTTCTCTGAATTGCTGGCAGCACAGAATCCCTATGCATGGCCGTCTTCTCTAACGAAACAACATGATATAACTCTTAATGCGGCGCTGGAATATGACGAAGATCTGCTAAAAGAGTATTTTGAAGGATTAAAAACCTTCGCTCCGGATTATGAAATGGAGCCTACAGATGCCCATATTTCTGAGTATGGTGAAAATGGCTATGAATTAGTCAAAGAAGAACATGGTGCAAAGGTTGACCGGGATAAGATGTATGAAGTTGTGAAAGAAGCAATTATCAAGTTGGAGCCGGAACTGTCCCTGGAAGATGCAGAGGTATATCTGAAACCAACCATATATTCCGATAACGAAAACCTTAAAAAGGCCCTTACCAAGCTTAATAAGATGGCAGGAAGCCAGATTACCTATCAATTCGGAGATGTTACAGAAGTACTTGACGGATCAAAAATCAGTCAGTGGCTGACCGTGGACGATAAGATGAAAGTTCAGTTAAACGAAGAAGGCGTAAAAGAGTTTGTAGATTACATAGGAAAGAATTATAATTCCTTTGGAAGAACCCGTACTTTTAAGACCTCCTACGGTGATGTTATCGAAATAAAAGGCGGTGATTACGGCTGGTGGCTTGACAGAGCTACTGAAAAAGCAGATTTGCTGAACCTTATAAAAGAAGGACAGCAGCTGGTAAGAGAACCTGCTTATTTTCAAACTGCACAGCAATATGGTTCCGATGATATCGGAGATACTTATGTGGAGGTAAATCTTACAGCCCAGCATCTATATTTTTATAAAGAAGGAAAACTTATTGTGGAAACGGATTTTGTATCCGGTAATCTGTCAAGAGGCTGGGGAACACCTGTAGGTACATATCCGGTGCAGTATAAGGAAAATGATGCAACACTTACAGGGGAAGATTATTCTACTCCCGTTAAATACTGGATGCCCTTTAATAGAAATATAGGATTTCATGATGCAAACTGGAGGTCAACCTTCGGGGGTAAGATCTATATGACAAGCGGTTCCCATGGATGTATCAATATGCCGCCAAAAGCAGCTAAAACCATGTTTGAGAATATCAAACGAGGAGTAGCCGTAGTGGTATATGAACTGCCGGGAACAGAAAGCTATAACAAAGATAATAAAGAGAACCTGGTAACTGACCCTGCCGATAACAAGAAGGTAGATGACAGCCAGAATACTGATAACAGCAATAATGAATAA
- a CDS encoding helix-turn-helix transcriptional regulator encodes MIRNRIKVLRAEHDWTQADLADRVGISRQAIISIEKYKYTPSLELAFKIAEIFHVSISEVFEFKEDENNE; translated from the coding sequence TTGATACGGAATCGAATTAAAGTCCTGAGAGCAGAGCATGATTGGACACAGGCCGATTTGGCTGATAGAGTAGGAATTTCCCGGCAGGCAATCATATCAATTGAGAAGTATAAATATACTCCCTCATTGGAATTAGCTTTTAAGATTGCAGAGATTTTCCATGTCTCAATCAGTGAGGTTTTTGAATTCAAGGAGGATGAAAACAATGAATAA
- a CDS encoding APC family permease, translated as MENKSKQQEHYGLFTATAMIIGIVIGSGIFFKSDDVLTYTGGNVGLGVLVFIIGAFSIIFGSLTLTELSVRTKNSGGIISYFEEFISVKTANGFGWFQTFIYFPTINAVISWVSAIYIFSFLGIDASLEQQVLLGFVIFTFFYGVNILSYKLGGYIQNLTTIVKLVPLLVIAITGLFYHGQAIELPAGAAVVDSSPIGFAWLAALAPIAFSFDGWIVSVNITHEVKNPKKNMPLALIIGPLTVLVVYLLYFLGLNNMLGSEYIMATGNEAVNKAGEILLGNMGTRILLFLIIISVLGVVNGMTLGSIRMPQSLAAKKMLPSSDSIAKLHPKYEISIPSAICAYITAAVWMLLHYITMKSGILGGSDISEIAIVFSYMCYMVLYIKVLKLKKTNVVTSFFKGFICPIFGLAGSAIILIGGLISNPLYVSLFIVFCGLVCFAGYLYSKKQV; from the coding sequence ATGGAAAACAAAAGCAAGCAGCAGGAACATTACGGACTGTTTACAGCTACCGCCATGATAATTGGTATAGTAATCGGTTCCGGTATTTTTTTCAAAAGTGACGATGTACTCACTTACACAGGCGGAAATGTAGGTCTTGGCGTATTGGTATTTATCATCGGTGCCTTCAGTATCATTTTCGGAAGCCTAACCCTTACGGAACTTTCTGTCCGTACCAAAAACAGCGGCGGAATCATCAGCTATTTCGAGGAATTCATATCTGTTAAGACTGCCAATGGTTTTGGCTGGTTTCAGACCTTTATCTATTTCCCTACCATTAATGCTGTCATTTCATGGGTTTCAGCAATTTATATCTTTTCCTTTTTAGGAATTGATGCAAGTCTAGAACAGCAGGTTCTGCTTGGTTTTGTCATTTTCACCTTTTTTTACGGTGTTAACATCCTCTCTTATAAACTGGGTGGATATATACAAAATCTAACCACGATTGTAAAACTGGTACCTCTCCTTGTTATCGCTATAACCGGACTTTTCTATCATGGACAAGCTATTGAGCTACCTGCCGGAGCAGCTGTGGTTGATAGTTCTCCCATCGGTTTTGCCTGGCTTGCTGCCCTGGCTCCTATTGCCTTCTCTTTTGATGGCTGGATCGTATCCGTAAATATTACCCACGAAGTGAAAAATCCTAAGAAAAACATGCCACTGGCACTTATCATCGGGCCTTTGACCGTACTGGTTGTTTATCTGCTCTATTTCTTAGGTTTAAATAATATGTTAGGCTCGGAATACATTATGGCTACCGGGAATGAAGCAGTTAACAAGGCCGGGGAAATTCTTCTTGGAAACATGGGGACAAGGATTTTGCTCTTTTTAATTATTATATCCGTACTTGGCGTTGTTAACGGTATGACCCTTGGAAGTATCCGTATGCCTCAAAGTCTTGCAGCCAAGAAGATGCTTCCTTCTTCCGATTCGATTGCAAAGCTCCATCCCAAATACGAGATTTCAATACCTTCCGCTATCTGCGCTTATATTACTGCGGCAGTATGGATGCTTCTGCACTATATTACCATGAAGAGTGGAATCCTGGGAGGCAGTGATATCAGTGAAATAGCCATCGTTTTCAGCTATATGTGCTATATGGTGCTTTATATCAAAGTACTTAAACTGAAAAAGACAAATGTTGTAACCAGTTTCTTCAAAGGTTTTATCTGCCCTATCTTTGGTCTTGCCGGTTCTGCCATTATACTAATTGGCGGGCTTATCTCCAATCCCTTATATGTAAGCTTGTTTATCGTATTCTGCGGACTCGTGTGCTTCGCAGGTTATCTTTATTCAAAGAAACAGGTATAA
- a CDS encoding ABC transporter ATP-binding protein, whose product MSLIVKNITKKYGDKLVVEDLSFSIERPGVYALLGTNGAGKTTSLRILLGMLSKDGGEILWKGNPLDTVNANIGYLAEERGLYPKYSLLDQLLYFANLRNVPKKTALSRLEYWSDRLSVTEYVFPPKVKGKKNPKANKADQLSKGNQQKIQLMAALISDPELIILDEPLSGLDPVNTELFKGIIREEIAKDKFLIMSSHQMPVIEEFCSDITILNRGKAVLQGNLNTIKKSYGRVNLFVKSDVEIASYIESFGIEITNKTPGEYQLKVLGEEQAMAFLTKLIEDKIPIVKFELREPSLHEIFIEKVGEVHEEK is encoded by the coding sequence ATGTCGTTGATTGTCAAAAACATAACAAAGAAATATGGTGACAAACTGGTCGTGGAGGATTTGAGCTTTTCCATCGAAAGACCAGGAGTATATGCCCTCCTAGGTACCAATGGTGCCGGTAAAACAACCTCATTGCGTATACTTCTGGGAATGCTGTCAAAGGACGGAGGAGAAATACTCTGGAAAGGAAATCCTCTTGATACGGTCAATGCCAATATTGGATATCTGGCAGAGGAGCGAGGACTGTATCCGAAATATTCCCTGTTAGATCAGTTGTTATACTTCGCAAATTTAAGAAATGTTCCAAAGAAAACTGCTTTAAGCAGACTCGAATACTGGTCAGACAGGCTGTCTGTGACAGAGTATGTATTCCCGCCCAAGGTAAAGGGAAAGAAGAATCCCAAGGCAAATAAAGCAGACCAGCTATCCAAAGGTAATCAGCAGAAGATTCAGTTGATGGCGGCGCTTATATCCGATCCGGAGCTGATTATATTGGATGAACCTTTAAGCGGACTGGATCCCGTAAATACGGAATTGTTCAAGGGAATTATCAGAGAAGAAATCGCAAAAGATAAGTTCCTCATCATGTCCAGTCATCAGATGCCGGTTATTGAAGAATTCTGTTCGGATATAACAATCCTAAACAGAGGTAAGGCAGTGCTTCAGGGAAATTTGAATACCATAAAGAAAAGCTATGGCAGGGTTAATCTCTTTGTTAAGAGTGATGTTGAGATTGCCTCTTATATTGAAAGCTTTGGAATAGAGATAACAAATAAGACACCGGGAGAATACCAGCTTAAGGTACTGGGTGAGGAGCAGGCTATGGCTTTCTTGACCAAACTGATTGAGGATAAGATTCCGATTGTTAAGTTTGAACTGAGGGAGCCTTCACTCCATGAAATATTCATAGAAAAGGTGGGAGAAGTTCATGAAGAAAAGTAG